Proteins encoded in a region of the Shewanella polaris genome:
- a CDS encoding glycoside hydrolase family 97 protein gives MARVNSTHSTTSTAHLSFIPNIIVLSSAIAFATLTVPSIVQAKTVNVESPDKHINISLTDDNGHPEYQVSFNGKTVVNPSKLGLVFQQLGELGVDFSIKNVTTNSVDQTWQQPWGERENVRDNYNRIVTTLSNGKVDFDIEFKAFNDGIGFRYLVPKQAGLNNTPKLNITDELTEFTIPDPQHTTAWWIPGRGWNRYEYLYRTTSLDKIDRAHTPMTFRTADGVHLSIHEAALTDYAAMVLNQGRDGILRADLTPWSDGIRVKTQPGFSTPWRTIQIAKDAPGLLNSDLILNLNEPNKLGDVSWVKPGKYVGIWWGMHLDENTWGSGPKHGATTSETMRYMDFAAQYGFDGVLVEGWNEGWDGSWFDNGDVFSFTKAYPDFDIDEITQYGHSKNVRLIGHHETSGSVTNYRNQMSDAYDMYQEHGVTQVKTGYVADGGDIKRIDENGIVRHEWHDGQFMVNEYLHSVTEAAKRGISINTHEPIKDTGLRRTYPNWIAREGARGQEFNAWGSPPNTPEHTAILPYTRMLAGPMDFTPGIFNLAPEGLDAVNRVKTTLTKQLALYVVLYSPIQMAADLPRNYVQRLDAFQFIQDVPTDWSDSIALAGEIGDYVAFARKQRGTEDWYLGALTDENSRKLTLKLNFLTPGKHYQATIYRDGDKADWLTNPYDYVIESKNVTAKDTLNLSLAASGGTAIRFKAL, from the coding sequence AACGTCGAATCCCCAGACAAACACATCAACATCAGTTTGACTGATGACAATGGTCATCCTGAATATCAAGTGAGCTTCAACGGTAAAACCGTGGTTAACCCGAGTAAACTTGGCTTGGTATTTCAGCAATTAGGTGAATTGGGGGTAGATTTCAGTATAAAAAATGTCACCACCAACAGTGTTGACCAAACTTGGCAGCAACCTTGGGGTGAGCGTGAGAATGTTCGTGATAATTACAATCGCATAGTGACGACCCTGAGTAACGGCAAAGTCGATTTTGATATTGAATTTAAAGCCTTTAACGACGGTATTGGTTTTCGCTACTTGGTGCCAAAACAAGCTGGACTCAATAACACTCCCAAACTGAATATTACCGACGAATTAACTGAATTTACGATTCCAGATCCACAACATACTACCGCATGGTGGATCCCAGGGCGCGGTTGGAACCGTTACGAATATTTATACCGTACAACTTCGCTTGATAAAATCGACCGAGCCCACACACCAATGACCTTTAGAACGGCCGATGGCGTGCATCTGAGTATCCATGAAGCCGCCCTCACCGACTATGCTGCTATGGTGCTTAATCAAGGTCGCGACGGGATTTTACGTGCTGATTTAACGCCATGGTCGGACGGTATTCGCGTGAAGACTCAACCTGGATTTTCAACACCATGGCGTACGATTCAAATAGCTAAAGATGCCCCAGGTCTGCTTAACTCAGACCTGATCCTTAACCTTAACGAACCCAATAAATTAGGTGATGTGTCTTGGGTGAAACCAGGTAAATACGTTGGCATTTGGTGGGGTATGCACCTCGATGAAAACACCTGGGGAAGCGGACCTAAGCATGGCGCGACCACCAGCGAAACCATGCGTTATATGGACTTTGCCGCCCAATATGGGTTTGATGGTGTATTGGTTGAAGGTTGGAATGAAGGCTGGGATGGTAGTTGGTTCGATAACGGCGATGTGTTTAGTTTTACTAAAGCTTATCCTGATTTTGATATCGATGAAATTACTCAATACGGGCACAGTAAAAATGTCCGTTTAATCGGTCACCATGAAACCTCAGGCTCGGTAACCAATTATCGTAATCAAATGAGTGATGCCTATGATATGTATCAAGAGCATGGCGTAACTCAAGTTAAGACAGGTTATGTTGCGGACGGTGGTGATATTAAACGAATAGATGAAAATGGCATCGTTAGACATGAATGGCACGATGGCCAATTTATGGTTAACGAATATCTACATAGCGTTACCGAAGCCGCAAAACGTGGCATTAGCATTAATACTCACGAGCCGATTAAAGATACCGGCCTGCGCCGCACTTACCCAAATTGGATAGCACGCGAAGGCGCTCGAGGCCAAGAGTTTAATGCATGGGGAAGCCCACCCAATACTCCAGAACATACGGCAATTCTACCTTATACTCGTATGCTAGCTGGGCCGATGGACTTCACCCCTGGCATCTTTAATTTAGCGCCTGAAGGTTTAGATGCGGTTAACCGAGTCAAAACCACGCTCACAAAACAATTAGCCTTATATGTTGTGTTGTACAGCCCAATTCAAATGGCTGCAGATTTACCACGTAATTATGTACAACGCTTAGATGCATTTCAATTTATTCAAGATGTACCAACGGATTGGAGCGACAGTATCGCCCTTGCGGGTGAAATTGGCGATTATGTTGCCTTTGCAAGAAAACAACGCGGTACAGAAGACTGGTATCTAGGCGCATTAACAGATGAAAACTCACGAAAATTGACGCTAAAGCTTAACTTTTTAACTCCAGGTAAACATTATCAAGCCACAATTTATCGTGACGGAGATAAAGCGGATTGGCTAACAAACCCTTATGATTATGTGATTGAGTCTAAAAACGTTACAGCAAAAGACACCCTAAATTTATCATTAGCTGCCAGTGGTGGTACGGCAATTCGTTTTAAAGCGCTTTAA